The following proteins are encoded in a genomic region of Phalacrocorax carbo chromosome 2, bPhaCar2.1, whole genome shotgun sequence:
- the LRRC3B gene encoding leucine-rich repeat-containing protein 3B, with product MHLVDLWLTRSLSMCLLLQSFVLMILCFHSASMCPKGCLCSHSGGLNVSCSNANLKEIPRDLPPETVLLYLDSNQITSIPNEIFKDLHQLRVLNLSKNGIEFIDEHAFKGVAETLQTLDLSDNRIQSVHKNAFNNLKARARIANNPWHCDCTLQQVLRSMASNHETANNVICKTSVLDEHAGRPFLNAANDADLCNLPKKTTDYAMLVTMFGWFTMVISYVVYYVRQNQEDARRHLEYLKSLPSRQKKPDEADDISTVV from the coding sequence ATGCATTTGGTAGACCTGTGGTTAACTCGTTCCCTCTCCATGTGTCTGCTCTTACAAAGTTTTGTCCTCATGATACTGTGCTTTCATTCTGCCAGTATGTGCCCGAAAGGCTGCCTCTGTTCTCACTCCGGAGGTCTGAACGTCAGCTGTAGCAATGCAAACCTCAAGGAAATACCCAGAGATCTTCCTCCAGAAACAGTCTTACTTTATTTGGACTCTAATCAGATAACATCTATCCCCAATGAAATTTTTAAGGACTTGCACCAACTGAGAGTCCTCAATTTGTCAAAAAATGGGATTGAGTTTATAGACGAACATGCCTTTAAAGGGGTGGCAGAAACCTTGCAGACTCTGGATTTGTCCGACAACCGGATTCAAAGTGTGCACAAAAACGCTTTCAACAACTTAAAGGCCAGAGCCAGGATTGCAAACAATCCCTGGCACTGTGACTGCACGCTGCAGCAGGTGTTGAGGAGTATGGCCTCCAACCACGAGACGGCCAACAACGTCATCTGCAAGACTTCTGTGCTGGATGAACACGCGGGGAGACCGTTCCTCAATGCTGCCAACGATGCCGACCTCTGCAACCTTCCTAAAAAGACTACCGATTATGCCATGCTGGTCACCATGTTTGGCTGGTTCACCATGGTGATCTCATATGTGGTTTATTACGTCCGGCAAAATCAGGAGGATGCAAGGAGGCACCTTGAGTACTTGAAATCCCTGCCAAGCAGGCAAAAGAAACCAGACGAAGCTGATGACATTAGCACTGTGGTATAG